AATTAATGTGTACACCGCTGCTAAATCTTTGAATGCCAGAGCCTATATCGAAGCTGCACTGAAAACCCGAATCTTAGAAACAGATAGTGGTGCCACTTGCTGGACCCGGGCCACTTCCGGTAAAACCCAGGTGGCTGCAATTAACTTGATAAAAGATGGCCCGTTTAGCGTCGGTGTCAGCGATCCCAAAGAAAAATATGGCCAACTGGTTCCCAAACTGGTTTATACCAATACCATGGACTTTCGGTCGCGGTACGAATATCGCACCGTAGAGTAAAAGATATTTGTTTTCCTTGGCTTCCATTACAAAGGGGTCTCCGCTTCATGCGAATTCCCCTTTGTAAGCAATTCATGACCGATCAATTTCACAGTTTCTGCTATGCGGGATCATATACCCGGCATAGCTAAACTCATTATTTATAGATCATCTCTTAATTTTTATTTTTTAATTTTTTAATCTGTGTTAATCCCACGCCCGCCATGCGAGCAAGGCGAGGCGGGCGGGTGCGTAATCTGTGGTTAAAAATCCGCATTCCGAAATCTGCAATCCGAAATCCAAAATCCGCAATCAAGAAGACTTGTCCTGCTTCAGATGCTTTTCAATCTCAGCCAGGCGTTTTTTCAGCTCGATGAGCTCTTTGGTTGAATGCTGATCGCGTTGCTTGCGGTCTATGGCTTCGCAAAATGCACGCAAATCTGTATTGATGGCACCGATCAGCAACTGATCTTCAGAGCCGTAGATTTTAGCCAACATTTCAACTGCCATACCGAAACCGGTGGCATCGGCATCGCTTTGCAGGTCATCCACCGATCGCGGTTTCCAACTCACCCGGCGCCGGTAGGGCGACTCCTGACTGGACAGCTCCCCTTTTTCTTCAGCTTCTGCCATCGTATATGCCACCCGTCTCTGGGGGCCCTGACCAAACCGCAGCCAATCCATGGAGCATCCACTGAGCTCGGCTACCTTGTATATCCATCCTGGAGGAACGTCGTCTCGCTTGCGGGCCGCACCGATATTTTGCCGTGTGATGCCTAAATATTTTGCCAGTTGTCCGTCGGATTTGACATGCAGCGCTTCTTTCAGCCGCCCGATGATGTCCTCAGTCTCACTCAATGAAAGCTTCATCTCATTGTTATTATTTTGTTTTTCTTCCTCAGTCATTCTTGGCCCCCGTCGGTCCGGTAAACCAGACATTTGCTTTAGGTAAATTATTTTTGCTTTTAATGCAAATTTTTATTGACAACACTAATTTGCCGGTTTATATGTCATCTTAACACCAAAACGACATAATCTTTATACAACTGATCTAATTTACATAAGAAAGAGATTGTTTATACCATTCAGATTCATTTACATGCAAACTTTAGATAACAGCTGATTTAAAAAAATGCAAGTTTTAGTTGACAATATCCAAATAAATTTTGCGCTGCGTTTCACAGCTTCCCTGCCGCAGGGGCATGGGAATGATGGATACCCCATAATTGAAAGGAGGAAAGCATGCAAAATTTAAGAAGAGTTGTAGCCGTATGTTTAATGGGCCTGATCTTTGCGTCCGGCGTCTGGGCAGATGATGTTGCACAGATAAATATCAACACAGCCACGGCAGAGCAACTGACGCAGTTAAAAGGTATCGGTGCAAGTCATGCCGCCGCTATTGTTGCCTATCGTGAAAAAAATGGGCCCTTCCAGAAAGCGGAAGATTTAATGAAAGTTCCGCGCATCGGACAAAAGACATTTGAAAAAAACAAGGCGCTGATCAGCGTTCAAAATCCCAAAAAACGGCAGGCCAAGAACTAGCGGTTCCATGGCCAAATATCATCAACCGCCTGCCCGGCAGGCGGTTGATATACGATTAATTGCATCTGCACATTTTTATTGAAGGGAGGTTGCATCATGCCAGACAAAATTACCAGTTTCAGGGATTTGCGGGTTTTTCAAAATGCCATGCACACTGCCATGGATATTTTTCATTTGACTGCCAAGTTTCCGCCTGAGGAACAATACGGGTTGACCGATCAACTGCGACAAGCTGCGCGTTTGGTCTGCTCGCAGATTAGCAGGGCCTGGCGCAAAAGGCGCTTTAAGACGCCCTTTATTGCCAAACTAAATGATTCCGAAGGTCACGCCTGTGAGACCCAGGTATGGATTGAATTCGCCCGGCAATGCAAATACCTGGATGATGACACCTGCGAGCAACTCAACGCTGCTTATGAGCAGATAATGGCCCAGCTGGGCAAGATGATCGGTCAAGCCGATAAATGGCTGATTAAAGCTAAACCGAAACAGAACGGAGATTCGCCTCCTGCTTGACGTTTTAGCGCTATAACGACATAATGTTGTAGCGCTAAAATCCACCAAAATGGAGGTTGATATATTATCATCTTGTTACCTGTCGGACCGACTGCCAGAAGAGCAGCGAGACCGGGAAGTGCGATAGCTCTGGGTCTGATCTGCATTCTTCTGGGGCTGCTGATCGCCGGATGTCATAAACAGACAAAGGCCCCCGCGCAAACACCCGAAGAATGCATCGATGCCATCGTGGCGCGTTTGAAAGTATTGCCCGATAAACGGTATCTGCCTACTCTGGACGGCCAGTTAGTCGATCTGCAAGAATTTTTCAACGCCTGTGCCCAAAAAGGGCCGCATTGCGCCTTGTATGATAAATTTTACTATTGGAAAAACGAGGTCAAAGAGATCGAATCCAATTCCACCCGCGGGCGTGTGCG
The nucleotide sequence above comes from Desulfobacterales bacterium. Encoded proteins:
- a CDS encoding helix-turn-helix domain-containing protein — protein: MTEEEKQNNNNEMKLSLSETEDIIGRLKEALHVKSDGQLAKYLGITRQNIGAARKRDDVPPGWIYKVAELSGCSMDWLRFGQGPQRRVAYTMAEAEEKGELSSQESPYRRRVSWKPRSVDDLQSDADATGFGMAVEMLAKIYGSEDQLLIGAINTDLRAFCEAIDRKQRDQHSTKELIELKKRLAEIEKHLKQDKSS
- a CDS encoding helix-hairpin-helix domain-containing protein — translated: MQNLRRVVAVCLMGLIFASGVWADDVAQININTATAEQLTQLKGIGASHAAAIVAYREKNGPFQKAEDLMKVPRIGQKTFEKNKALISVQNPKKRQAKN
- a CDS encoding four helix bundle protein, which translates into the protein MPDKITSFRDLRVFQNAMHTAMDIFHLTAKFPPEEQYGLTDQLRQAARLVCSQISRAWRKRRFKTPFIAKLNDSEGHACETQVWIEFARQCKYLDDDTCEQLNAAYEQIMAQLGKMIGQADKWLIKAKPKQNGDSPPA